A genomic region of Microlunatus sagamiharensis contains the following coding sequences:
- a CDS encoding NAD(P)-binding domain-containing protein: MSGWAAAYGFVGTGAITRAMVEGLSTLDDPPAIVVSPRGAAVSAALAARFGNVRVASDNQAVVDAAPCVVLAPRPVDAPAVLDGLRFSAEQVVVSVVAALPVADLLAAVAPATRVARAIPLPSVAARQGLVPVVPPEPAALALFARLGEVAALEDELAFDAFSAASAFAATQLDLLATVEAWLAGQGVPGPDARAYVGELLRGLSDALAAEPDRELGALADDHATPGGLNQQVREHVRAAGTHAVVETALDAVLARVTGGRSAG, translated from the coding sequence GTGAGCGGCTGGGCTGCGGCGTACGGGTTCGTCGGCACCGGGGCGATCACCCGGGCGATGGTCGAGGGGCTGAGCACCCTCGACGACCCGCCCGCGATCGTCGTGTCGCCGCGTGGCGCCGCCGTCAGCGCTGCGCTCGCGGCGCGGTTCGGCAACGTGCGGGTGGCGTCCGACAACCAGGCGGTCGTCGACGCCGCGCCCTGCGTGGTGCTCGCACCGCGGCCGGTGGACGCCCCCGCGGTGCTCGACGGGTTGCGGTTCAGCGCCGAGCAGGTCGTGGTCAGCGTCGTCGCCGCACTGCCGGTCGCCGACCTGCTCGCCGCGGTGGCCCCGGCGACCCGCGTGGCCCGGGCCATCCCGCTGCCCTCGGTCGCGGCCCGGCAGGGTCTCGTGCCGGTCGTGCCGCCCGAGCCGGCCGCGCTGGCGCTGTTCGCCCGGCTCGGCGAGGTCGCCGCCCTCGAGGACGAGCTGGCGTTCGACGCCTTCAGCGCGGCCTCAGCCTTCGCCGCCACGCAGCTCGACCTGCTCGCGACCGTCGAGGCCTGGCTCGCGGGCCAGGGCGTCCCCGGCCCCGACGCGCGGGCCTACGTCGGCGAGCTGCTGCGCGGGCTGAGCGACGCGCTGGCCGCCGAGCCCGACCGCGAGCTCGGTGCCCTCGCCGACGACCACGCCACGCCGGGCGGGCTCAACCAGCAGGTCCGTGAGCACGTCCGCGCGGCCGGGACCCACGCGGTGGTCGAGACGGCGCTGGACGCGGTGCTCGCGCGCGTCACGGGTGGTCGCTCGGCCGGCTGA
- the uvrA gene encoding excinuclease ABC subunit UvrA yields MPEAASQESFPENRLVVRGAREHNLRNVSLDLPRDALIVFTGLSGSGKSSLAFDTIFAEGQRRYVESLSAYARQFLGQMDKPDVDFIEGLSPAVSIDQKSTSRNPRSTVGTITEVYDYLRLLFARAGRPHCPVCGEGISKQSPQQIVDRLMALEEGTRFQVLAPMIRDRKGEYADLFRNLATQGFSRARVDGEIVQLTDPPVLDKKYKHSIDVIVDRIAVKPTVKQRLTDSVETALGLAQGIVTVDYVDRDVEDAERERTYSEKMACPNGHDIAIDELEPRQFSFNGPWGACPVCSGLGTRMEVDPELVVPDDELSLDDGAIAPWASAHVADYFQRLIESLADEHGFKTSTPWHRLPATIQKLLLHGVPGQVHVRYRNRYGRERSYNAKFEGVVAYIERRHNEAETDTSRERFAGYMREVPCKTCKGARLKPTSLAVTLGGLNIAEISSMSIDGAAAFLRDLELSDRELQIAERVLKEINERLKFLLDVGLDYLSLSRPTASLSGGEAQRIRLATQIGSGLVGVLYVLDEPSIGLHQRDNRRLIETLVRLRDLGNTLIVVEHDEDTIRVADWAVDIGPGAGEHGGHVVVSGPVQELLDSEESITGAYLSGRRSIPLPALRRPRVKGREIVVHQATEHNLQNVTVGFPLGQLIAVTGVSGSGKSTLVNSILYSALAKKIYNARDVPGRHRSITGADEIDKIIHVDQSPIGRTPRSNPATYTGVYDHVRRLFSETPEAKVRGYQPGRFSFNVKGGRCENCAGDGTIKIEMNFLPDVYVPCEVCHGARYNRETLEVHYKGKTIADVLNMPIEEAADFFAAIPGIARHLTTLKEVGLGYVRLGQSAPTLSGGEAQRVKLASELQKRSTGRTLYVLDEPTTGLHFEDIRKLLSVLGRLVDAGNTVVVIEHNLDVIKTADWLIDMGPEGGSRGGTLVAEGTPEQIAATPESYTGEFLRPILEGREVEVGLVQEAFAARVAAPMTKAAAKRAADAQKREATKRKPGEIPTNGRPAKKAAAKKAPAKKAVTKPAAAARQAS; encoded by the coding sequence GTGCCCGAAGCCGCCTCGCAGGAGTCCTTCCCGGAGAACCGCCTCGTCGTCCGGGGCGCTCGCGAGCACAACCTGCGCAACGTCTCGCTCGACCTCCCGCGCGACGCGCTGATCGTCTTTACGGGGCTCTCGGGTTCCGGCAAGTCGAGCCTCGCCTTCGACACGATCTTCGCCGAGGGCCAGCGCCGCTACGTGGAGTCGCTGTCGGCGTACGCGCGGCAGTTCCTCGGGCAGATGGACAAGCCCGACGTCGACTTCATCGAGGGCCTCTCCCCGGCGGTGTCGATCGACCAGAAGTCGACGAGCCGCAACCCGCGCTCGACCGTGGGCACGATCACCGAGGTCTACGACTACCTCCGCCTGCTCTTCGCGCGCGCCGGGCGCCCGCACTGCCCGGTCTGCGGCGAGGGGATCAGCAAGCAGTCGCCGCAGCAGATCGTCGACCGGCTGATGGCGCTGGAGGAGGGCACCCGCTTCCAGGTCCTCGCGCCGATGATCCGCGACCGCAAGGGCGAGTACGCCGACCTCTTCCGCAACCTGGCGACGCAGGGCTTCAGCCGCGCCCGGGTCGACGGCGAGATCGTCCAGCTGACCGACCCGCCGGTCCTCGACAAGAAGTACAAGCACTCGATCGACGTCATCGTCGACCGCATCGCGGTCAAGCCGACCGTCAAGCAGCGCCTCACCGACTCGGTCGAGACCGCGCTCGGGCTGGCCCAGGGCATCGTCACGGTCGACTACGTGGACCGCGACGTCGAGGACGCGGAGCGCGAGCGCACCTACTCGGAGAAGATGGCGTGCCCCAACGGCCACGACATCGCCATCGACGAGCTCGAGCCGCGCCAGTTCTCCTTCAACGGGCCCTGGGGCGCCTGCCCGGTCTGCTCGGGCCTCGGCACCCGCATGGAGGTCGACCCCGAGCTGGTCGTGCCCGACGACGAGCTGAGCCTCGACGACGGCGCCATCGCGCCCTGGGCGTCGGCCCACGTCGCCGACTACTTCCAGCGCCTGATCGAGTCGCTGGCCGACGAGCACGGCTTCAAGACCTCGACGCCCTGGCACCGCCTGCCCGCGACGATCCAGAAGCTCCTGCTGCACGGCGTCCCCGGCCAGGTGCACGTCCGCTACCGCAACCGCTACGGCCGCGAGCGCAGCTACAACGCCAAGTTCGAGGGCGTCGTCGCCTACATCGAGCGCCGCCACAACGAGGCCGAGACCGACACCTCGCGCGAGCGCTTCGCCGGCTACATGCGCGAGGTCCCCTGCAAGACCTGCAAGGGCGCGCGGCTCAAGCCGACGTCGCTCGCCGTCACGCTGGGCGGCCTCAACATCGCCGAGATCTCGTCGATGTCGATCGACGGGGCCGCTGCCTTCCTGCGCGACCTCGAGCTGAGCGACCGCGAGCTGCAGATCGCCGAGCGCGTGCTCAAGGAGATCAACGAGCGGCTCAAGTTCCTGCTCGACGTCGGCCTGGACTACCTCTCGCTCAGCCGCCCGACCGCCAGCCTCTCCGGGGGCGAGGCCCAGCGGATCCGGCTCGCCACCCAGATCGGCTCCGGCCTGGTCGGCGTGCTCTACGTCCTCGACGAGCCGAGCATCGGGCTCCACCAGCGCGACAACCGCCGCCTGATCGAGACCCTCGTCCGGCTGCGCGACCTCGGCAACACGCTGATCGTCGTCGAGCACGACGAGGACACGATCCGCGTCGCCGACTGGGCGGTCGACATCGGCCCGGGCGCGGGGGAGCACGGCGGTCACGTCGTCGTCTCCGGACCCGTGCAGGAGCTCCTCGACAGCGAGGAGTCGATCACCGGGGCGTACCTGTCGGGCCGCCGCTCGATCCCGCTCCCGGCGCTGCGTCGCCCGCGCGTCAAGGGCCGCGAGATCGTCGTGCACCAGGCGACCGAGCACAACCTGCAGAACGTCACCGTGGGCTTCCCGCTCGGGCAGCTGATCGCGGTCACCGGCGTCTCCGGCTCGGGCAAGTCGACGCTGGTCAACTCGATCCTCTACAGCGCGCTGGCGAAGAAGATCTACAACGCCCGCGACGTCCCCGGGCGCCACCGCTCGATCACCGGCGCCGACGAGATCGACAAGATCATCCACGTCGACCAGTCGCCGATCGGCCGGACGCCGCGCTCCAACCCCGCGACGTACACCGGCGTCTACGACCACGTCCGCCGGCTGTTCTCCGAGACGCCCGAGGCGAAGGTGCGCGGCTACCAGCCGGGCCGCTTCTCCTTCAACGTCAAGGGCGGCCGCTGCGAGAACTGCGCGGGCGACGGCACGATCAAGATCGAGATGAACTTCCTCCCGGACGTCTACGTCCCCTGCGAGGTCTGCCACGGCGCGCGTTACAACCGCGAGACGCTCGAGGTGCACTACAAGGGCAAGACGATCGCCGACGTGCTCAACATGCCGATCGAGGAGGCCGCGGACTTCTTCGCGGCCATCCCCGGCATCGCGCGCCACCTGACCACGCTGAAGGAGGTCGGGCTCGGCTACGTCCGTCTGGGCCAGTCCGCTCCGACGCTGTCGGGCGGCGAGGCGCAGCGCGTCAAGCTGGCCAGCGAGCTGCAGAAGCGCTCGACGGGCCGCACGCTCTACGTGCTGGACGAGCCGACGACCGGCCTGCACTTCGAGGACATCCGCAAGCTCCTGAGCGTCCTCGGCCGCCTCGTCGACGCGGGCAACACCGTCGTCGTCATCGAGCACAACCTCGACGTGATCAAGACCGCCGACTGGCTCATCGACATGGGTCCCGAGGGCGGGTCGCGCGGTGGGACGCTCGTGGCCGAGGGCACGCCGGAGCAGATCGCCGCGACGCCCGAGTCGTACACGGGTGAGTTCCTGCGGCCGATCCTCGAGGGCCGCGAGGTCGAGGTCGGGCTGGTCCAGGAGGCGTTCGCCGCCCGGGTCGCCGCGCCGATGACCAAGGCCGCTGCCAAGCGCGCGGCCGACGCGCAGAAGCGCGAGGCGACCAAGCGCAAGCCGGGCGAGATCCCGACCAACGGCCGCCCGGCCAAGAAGGCCGCCGCCAAGAAGGCGCCGGCCAAGAAGGCCGTCACGAAGCCCGCGGCGGCCGCCCGCCAGGCCAGCTGA
- a CDS encoding maleylpyruvate isomerase family mycothiol-dependent enzyme: MAAPSRLPRWSRAHVATHLARQADGFTNLVEGAETGTRTTMYASPEARDADIETGARRSGLELQTDLDTSAGRLAEAFERLDHVAADAPGDAGPARGWAASVELRGGLVVPARLLPLGRLFEVALHLVDLDVGHEVEQLDEPVAEWLIEWFAFRARARDEFPRVELHAPSGFTGEVGTVGPPVVVRGPAPALLGWLTGRTPAGSVDGAGGLVLPTL; encoded by the coding sequence GTGGCCGCACCGAGCCGGCTCCCGCGCTGGAGCCGGGCGCACGTCGCGACCCACCTCGCCCGCCAGGCCGACGGCTTCACCAACCTCGTCGAGGGCGCGGAGACCGGCACCCGCACGACGATGTACGCCTCGCCCGAGGCCCGCGACGCCGACATCGAGACGGGCGCACGGCGCTCGGGCCTGGAGCTGCAGACCGACCTCGACACCAGCGCCGGCCGGCTGGCCGAGGCCTTCGAGCGGCTCGACCACGTCGCCGCCGACGCCCCGGGGGACGCCGGGCCCGCGCGCGGCTGGGCCGCGTCGGTCGAGCTGCGCGGCGGCCTCGTGGTCCCGGCGCGGCTGCTGCCGCTGGGCCGCCTCTTCGAGGTCGCGCTGCACCTCGTCGACCTCGACGTCGGCCACGAGGTCGAGCAGCTCGACGAGCCCGTCGCGGAGTGGCTGATCGAGTGGTTCGCCTTCCGCGCACGCGCCCGCGACGAGTTCCCCCGCGTCGAGCTCCACGCGCCCTCGGGCTTCACCGGGGAGGTCGGGACCGTCGGCCCGCCGGTCGTCGTCCGGGGCCCCGCGCCCGCCCTGCTGGGCTGGCTCACCGGCCGGACCCCCGCCGGATCGGTCGACGGCGCCGGGGGCCTGGTGCTGCCCACCCTCTGA
- a CDS encoding MBL fold metallo-hydrolase, whose product MAGLHHVTRGGEPLTIALSPTVTLTKVSVGPMDNNAYVLEGGGGLVLVDAADDAATLLAVLGDRDLDAVVTTHRHADHWQALADVARTGARLVAGTPDAGAIPDDAGVTRPDGVWDGDTVALGSEHLDVVGLVGHTPGSVLLAYRGGDGPTHLFTGDSLFPGGPGRTRSPEDFTSLMDDLEAKVFAVFDDDTVVHPGHGDGTTLGAERPHLQEWRERGW is encoded by the coding sequence ATGGCCGGACTCCACCACGTCACCCGCGGCGGCGAGCCGCTGACGATCGCACTCTCCCCCACCGTCACCCTCACGAAGGTGTCGGTCGGGCCGATGGACAACAACGCGTACGTGCTCGAGGGCGGCGGCGGGCTGGTCCTCGTGGACGCGGCCGACGACGCCGCGACGCTGCTCGCCGTGCTCGGGGACCGCGACCTCGACGCCGTCGTCACCACCCACCGGCACGCCGACCACTGGCAGGCGCTCGCGGACGTCGCCCGGACGGGGGCCCGCCTCGTCGCCGGCACGCCGGACGCCGGGGCCATCCCCGACGACGCCGGTGTGACGCGGCCGGACGGCGTCTGGGACGGCGACACGGTGGCCCTGGGCTCCGAGCACCTCGACGTCGTCGGCCTGGTCGGCCACACGCCCGGCTCGGTGCTGCTCGCCTACCGCGGCGGCGACGGGCCGACGCACCTCTTCACCGGCGACAGCCTCTTCCCGGGCGGGCCGGGCAGGACCCGGAGCCCGGAGGACTTCACCTCCCTGATGGACGACCTCGAGGCCAAGGTCTTCGCGGTCTTCGACGACGACACGGTCGTCCACCCCGGGCACGGTGACGGCACCACCCTCGGCGCCGAGCGCCCCCACCTCCAGGAGTGGCGCGAGCGCGGCTGGTGA
- a CDS encoding aminotransferase class I/II-fold pyridoxal phosphate-dependent enzyme has product MTERYRLAGSTATEIVASLERAVRDGGLVAGDLLPTVRGLATELGVAPGTVASAYKTAAARGLVETRGRLGTRVRARPALATRSSGPAVPSGVVDLASGQPSAALLPRLDTVDLRWADPAEAPGDLVLPELADLARRRLAAAGVDATHLTLAAGGLDAIRRILLARLAPGDAVAVEDPGWPNLLDLLAASGLRALPVRVDEAGPDPRALATALSDGARAVVVTTRAQNPTGAAVTPARAARLRSVLDAHPDVLLVEDDHAAELARVPLASLAGSTSAWAFVRSLSKPYGPDLRLAVVVGDEATTARVEGQLRVGSGWVSTLLQRLAVALWSDPEVARVVEVAADTYDARRTALLRALDDVGVPGTGATGLNVWVPVPDEARAVAALLAAGWAVAPGQRFRQDAGPAVRVTVGDLDEAAAVELATALREAVRGTSGGPVTA; this is encoded by the coding sequence GTGACAGAACGTTATCGCCTGGCCGGGTCCACGGCAACCGAGATCGTCGCCTCCCTCGAGCGGGCCGTCCGCGACGGCGGCCTGGTCGCCGGCGACCTGCTGCCGACCGTGCGGGGCCTGGCGACCGAGCTGGGGGTCGCGCCCGGCACGGTGGCCAGCGCCTACAAGACGGCGGCCGCCCGGGGGCTGGTCGAGACCCGCGGACGGCTGGGGACCCGGGTGCGTGCGCGTCCGGCGCTCGCGACCCGGAGCAGCGGCCCCGCGGTGCCCTCGGGCGTCGTCGACCTCGCGTCCGGACAGCCGTCGGCGGCGCTGCTGCCGCGCCTCGACACGGTGGACCTCCGCTGGGCGGACCCGGCCGAGGCCCCGGGCGACCTCGTCCTGCCCGAGCTCGCCGACCTGGCCCGGCGGCGGCTGGCGGCCGCGGGCGTCGATGCCACACACCTCACCCTGGCCGCGGGCGGGCTCGACGCGATCCGCAGGATCCTGCTCGCCCGCCTGGCCCCGGGCGACGCCGTCGCCGTCGAGGACCCGGGCTGGCCCAACCTGCTCGACCTGCTCGCCGCCTCGGGCCTGCGGGCCCTGCCCGTCCGCGTCGACGAGGCGGGGCCCGACCCGCGCGCCCTCGCCACGGCGCTCTCCGACGGGGCCCGCGCCGTCGTCGTCACCACCCGGGCGCAGAACCCGACCGGCGCGGCGGTGACGCCTGCACGCGCCGCGCGGCTGAGGAGCGTGCTGGACGCCCACCCGGACGTGCTGCTCGTCGAGGACGACCACGCGGCCGAGCTCGCGCGCGTGCCGCTGGCGAGCCTGGCGGGCTCGACCTCGGCCTGGGCGTTCGTCCGGTCGCTGTCCAAGCCGTACGGGCCCGACCTGCGCCTGGCCGTGGTCGTCGGCGACGAGGCGACGACCGCCCGGGTCGAGGGCCAGCTGCGGGTGGGGTCCGGCTGGGTGAGCACCCTGCTGCAGCGCCTCGCGGTGGCCCTGTGGTCCGACCCGGAGGTGGCGCGCGTGGTCGAGGTCGCCGCCGACACCTACGACGCCCGCCGCACGGCGCTGCTGCGGGCGCTCGACGACGTCGGGGTGCCCGGCACGGGCGCGACCGGCCTGAACGTCTGGGTGCCGGTCCCCGACGAGGCGCGGGCGGTCGCCGCGCTGCTCGCCGCCGGGTGGGCCGTGGCGCCTGGGCAGCGGTTCCGCCAGGACGCCGGGCCGGCCGTGCGCGTCACCGTCGGCGACCTCGACGAGGCCGCGGCCGTCGAGCTCGCCACGGCTCTGCGCGAGGCCGTCCGCGGGACGTCGGGCGGACCGGTCACGGCCTGA
- a CDS encoding pyridoxamine 5'-phosphate oxidase family protein, whose protein sequence is MPSTTTYAPSARTTPTRLRERVSYDRDAVHAALDEAVLCHVAFVVDGAPVVLPQLHARVGETLYLHGSTGARAMRQAQTDGIDVCVTVTHLDGLVLARSAFHHSANYRCVVVHGRAHLVTDPAEKDEALRHLVDAVVPGRSDHVRGPSRRELAATAVLRLDLVDVSYKHREGPPGDDEDDLGSPWWAGVLPLRTVTGEPVPAPDLVPGVEVPEHVRGWARG, encoded by the coding sequence ATGCCGAGCACCACGACCTACGCCCCCTCCGCGCGCACCACGCCCACCCGGCTCCGCGAGCGCGTGTCGTACGACCGCGACGCCGTGCACGCCGCCCTCGACGAGGCGGTCCTGTGCCACGTGGCCTTCGTCGTCGACGGTGCCCCGGTCGTCCTGCCGCAGCTGCACGCGCGCGTCGGCGAGACCCTCTACCTGCACGGCTCGACGGGCGCCCGGGCGATGCGCCAGGCGCAGACCGACGGCATCGACGTGTGCGTGACCGTCACACACCTCGACGGCCTCGTGCTGGCCCGCTCCGCCTTCCACCACTCCGCCAACTACCGCTGCGTCGTCGTCCACGGGCGGGCGCACCTCGTCACCGACCCCGCGGAGAAGGACGAGGCCCTGCGCCACCTCGTCGACGCGGTCGTCCCGGGCCGGTCCGACCACGTCCGTGGGCCCAGCCGCCGCGAGCTGGCCGCGACCGCGGTGCTGCGGCTCGACCTGGTCGACGTCTCCTACAAGCACCGCGAGGGCCCGCCCGGGGACGACGAGGACGACCTCGGCTCGCCCTGGTGGGCAGGCGTCCTCCCGCTGCGCACCGTGACCGGGGAGCCGGTGCCGGCACCGGACCTCGTGCCGGGCGTCGAGGTCCCGGAGCACGTGCGCGGGTGGGCGCGGGGCTGA
- a CDS encoding MFS transporter — protein sequence MTDRSWRGVAPAMFMVAWGGNHFSPLLLLYRQVEHYSAVEVDLFFAFYILGLVPGFLLAGPLSDRFGRRPLVAAALALGVVGSVVLGLGAASPAALCAGRLVSGVSVASVMVAGTTWVKELSVAAAPPVRARRAALTLTVGFGIGAAAGGALAQWGPAPTLLPYAVQVLLSLVAALPLARTPETRPRGLLPVRPLREELHLPAASRPRFLRVVVPMAPWVFGAPALAFVVGPALVAGRTGAYTIAYAALAAVVTLTLGAGVQPFVPRLARRVRGRQAVVGLVLVGVASLLLALDVALGSVGVALVAAALLGTAYGICILTGLVETQALADPERVAGLTGVYYSLIYVGFVLPAVLSGLSVVAPEVWLLVLVALAAGACAVAVERGLRSTGPPA from the coding sequence GTGACGGACCGGTCCTGGCGCGGGGTCGCCCCGGCGATGTTCATGGTCGCGTGGGGCGGCAACCACTTCTCGCCCCTGCTGCTGCTCTACCGCCAGGTCGAGCACTACTCGGCGGTCGAGGTGGACCTCTTCTTCGCGTTCTACATCCTCGGGCTGGTGCCCGGCTTCCTGCTCGCCGGGCCGCTGTCCGACCGCTTCGGCCGGCGCCCGCTGGTGGCCGCCGCGCTGGCCCTCGGCGTGGTCGGCAGCGTCGTGCTCGGCCTGGGCGCCGCGAGCCCGGCGGCGCTGTGCGCCGGACGGCTGGTCAGCGGGGTCAGCGTCGCGTCGGTGATGGTGGCCGGGACGACGTGGGTCAAGGAGCTGTCGGTGGCCGCCGCCCCGCCGGTCCGGGCCCGCCGGGCCGCCCTCACCCTGACGGTCGGCTTCGGGATCGGGGCCGCCGCGGGCGGGGCGCTCGCCCAGTGGGGCCCCGCGCCGACGCTGCTCCCCTACGCCGTGCAGGTCCTGCTGTCCCTGGTCGCCGCGCTGCCGCTCGCGCGGACGCCCGAGACCCGGCCCCGCGGGCTGCTGCCGGTGCGCCCGCTGCGCGAGGAACTGCACCTGCCCGCCGCGAGCCGGCCGCGCTTCCTGCGCGTCGTGGTGCCGATGGCGCCCTGGGTCTTCGGCGCACCCGCGCTGGCCTTCGTCGTCGGACCGGCCCTCGTCGCCGGGCGGACCGGCGCGTACACGATCGCGTACGCCGCGCTGGCCGCCGTCGTCACGCTCACCCTCGGCGCGGGGGTGCAGCCGTTCGTCCCGCGGCTGGCCCGCCGGGTCCGCGGGCGGCAGGCCGTCGTCGGGCTGGTGCTCGTCGGCGTGGCCTCGCTGCTGCTCGCCCTTGACGTCGCGCTGGGCTCGGTCGGCGTGGCGCTCGTAGCCGCCGCGCTGCTCGGGACCGCGTACGGCATCTGCATCCTGACCGGGCTGGTCGAGACCCAGGCGCTCGCCGACCCGGAGCGGGTCGCGGGGCTCACCGGCGTCTACTACTCGCTGATCTACGTCGGGTTCGTCCTGCCCGCCGTGCTGTCCGGGCTGTCGGTCGTGGCGCCCGAGGTCTGGCTGCTGGTGCTCGTCGCCCTCGCCGCCGGGGCCTGCGCGGTCGCGGTCGAACGCGGCCTGCGCTCGACGGGGCCGCCGGCGTAG
- a CDS encoding DinB family protein, producing MWVDPDDDPRGSATVLEGERATLLDYLRVYRHTLRMKCDGLDAEQLARRSVPPSTMSLLGLVRHLAEVEMIWTVRWMRGEHLERPWSSDEHRDGDFDGAVADPAVVAEAWSLWERACADTDAFVAATEDLGTLSRRTDTDPVALREVLVHMIEEYARHCGHADLLRECVDGRVGQ from the coding sequence ATGTGGGTCGACCCCGACGACGACCCGCGCGGGTCCGCGACCGTGCTCGAGGGGGAGCGGGCGACGCTGCTCGACTATCTCCGCGTCTACCGCCACACGCTGCGGATGAAGTGCGACGGGCTCGACGCCGAGCAGCTGGCGCGCCGTTCGGTGCCGCCCTCGACGATGTCGCTGCTGGGCCTGGTCCGCCACCTCGCCGAGGTGGAGATGATCTGGACGGTCCGCTGGATGCGCGGCGAGCACCTCGAGCGCCCCTGGAGCAGCGACGAGCACCGCGACGGCGACTTCGACGGCGCGGTCGCCGACCCGGCCGTCGTGGCCGAGGCATGGAGCCTCTGGGAGCGGGCCTGCGCGGACACCGACGCGTTCGTGGCGGCGACCGAGGACCTCGGCACCCTGTCGCGCCGCACCGACACCGACCCCGTCGCGCTGCGCGAGGTGCTCGTCCACATGATCGAGGAGTACGCGCGCCACTGCGGTCACGCCGACCTGCTGCGCGAGTGCGTCGACGGGCGCGTCGGCCAGTAG
- a CDS encoding threonine/serine exporter family protein has protein sequence MSWEDQPGQERWRRLRRQVNRVWADDDPPTLIHGVPPLDLWDVQRPLPAPDDAEQQRSFDFAHRVGAVMLARGASMDDVEASIRAAALAMGLPSPEVDVTFTSIVVSVRPDEVRPPITSVSVVRQRSDDHSRLADVHQLLIALAGGQLDREAAFARLAEIERRPHPYGDNAVTLARGLLAAAIVTQLGGDWAAAVVVATSAMLTDLVGRWLAGHRVPTFYLNVVGGLVATLAAATTTALGAQSTPALVVAGSIVVLLPGGLLVNGVRDALSGYLVTGAARVFEVLLVVAGLVGGVALGLAVTRAFGVDMSVNPGTLGLDALPVRVASAAVAATAAAITYYTPYRLLPAAALSAAMGMLVLSVVQALGVVGVPAYACAAFVVGISGYVLANAQRALPMMVVVPGILSLLPGLTLYTGLLELSTGEPSAGLLSIVNAGARGLAIAAAVLVAELIGQPVRRRVLRRG, from the coding sequence GTGTCCTGGGAGGACCAGCCGGGGCAGGAGCGGTGGCGCCGGCTGCGCCGCCAGGTCAACCGCGTCTGGGCCGACGACGACCCGCCCACGCTGATCCACGGGGTGCCGCCCCTGGACCTGTGGGACGTGCAGCGGCCGCTGCCCGCGCCGGACGACGCGGAGCAGCAGCGCTCCTTCGACTTCGCCCACCGGGTCGGGGCGGTGATGCTCGCCCGCGGCGCGTCCATGGACGACGTCGAGGCGTCGATCCGGGCCGCGGCGCTGGCCATGGGGCTGCCGAGCCCGGAGGTCGACGTGACCTTCACCTCGATCGTCGTCTCGGTGCGGCCCGACGAGGTGCGTCCGCCGATCACCTCGGTGAGCGTCGTGCGCCAGCGCAGCGACGACCACTCCCGGCTCGCGGACGTCCACCAGCTGCTCATCGCGCTCGCCGGCGGCCAGCTCGACCGCGAGGCCGCCTTCGCGCGGCTGGCCGAGATCGAGCGGCGCCCGCACCCGTACGGCGACAACGCCGTCACCCTGGCCCGCGGGCTGCTCGCCGCGGCGATCGTGACGCAGCTCGGCGGCGACTGGGCCGCGGCGGTCGTGGTGGCGACCTCGGCGATGCTCACCGACCTCGTCGGGCGCTGGCTCGCGGGGCACCGGGTCCCGACCTTCTACCTCAACGTCGTGGGCGGGCTCGTGGCGACGCTGGCCGCGGCCACGACGACCGCGCTCGGCGCCCAGAGCACCCCGGCCCTCGTGGTGGCCGGCAGCATCGTCGTGCTGCTCCCCGGGGGCCTGCTCGTCAACGGCGTGCGGGACGCGCTGAGCGGCTACCTGGTGACGGGTGCCGCTCGCGTCTTCGAGGTCCTCCTCGTGGTCGCCGGCCTGGTGGGCGGCGTGGCGCTGGGGCTCGCGGTGACCCGCGCCTTCGGGGTCGACATGTCCGTCAACCCGGGCACGCTCGGGCTCGACGCGCTCCCGGTGCGGGTCGCGTCCGCCGCGGTCGCCGCGACGGCGGCCGCGATCACCTACTACACGCCCTACCGGCTGCTCCCGGCCGCGGCGCTGAGCGCGGCGATGGGGATGCTCGTGCTCTCGGTCGTCCAGGCCCTCGGGGTGGTCGGCGTGCCCGCCTACGCCTGCGCGGCCTTCGTCGTCGGCATCAGCGGCTACGTCCTGGCCAACGCCCAGCGGGCGCTGCCGATGATGGTCGTCGTGCCCGGCATCCTGTCGTTGCTGCCCGGGCTGACCCTCTACACCGGCCTGCTGGAGCTGAGCACGGGCGAGCCGTCCGCCGGGCTGCTCAGCATCGTCAACGCGGGCGCCCGTGGCCTGGCCATCGCCGCGGCGGTGCTGGTCGCCGAGCTGATCGGCCAGCCGGTCCGCCGGCGGGTGCTGCGGCGCGGCTGA